From the Chryseobacterium sp. G0201 genome, the window TTGTGAGAGAAGTAGATAGGCTGCTCTGGCTTATATCCTTTGTAAACCCCGATCCACATGATCCAGTTCCAAATTCCATAAGTTGCCAAAATAGCTAGGATTGCTAATGCTCCTTTACCTACATAATGGTATTTTTCATAGATTTCGCTGAAAGATTTAACTCTAGTTTCGTTAAGTCCAGCCAAATCTTCAGATTGACCTAATTTTACTAATTGTCTTAGTTTAATTAAGATCCAAACTAATAAAGCCGCAATCGCTAAAAGTGAAATAATTACGACACTTGTAGTTGTATTGCTTGCCGGAGCAGCTTGAGCTCCATCTGCTGCAGTTGCTGTTCCTGCATCCTTTTTAGGCTCTTCCGGAGCCGGAGGATTAGTTGTAAAAGCTAAAATGTCATCAATATCCTTATCTGTAAGATTAGGAAACTGTAACATTTCAGTTTTATTAAATTTTTCGAAAATCTCATTAGCGTATTTGTCCCCAGAAGCTCTCAAAGCTTTGTTGTCTTTGATCCACTTGTGAAGCCAATCCTTGTCTACACCACCTTCTGTCTTCACTCGTTCTACAACCCCTTTCAAAGGAGGTCCTATTACTTGTTTGTCCAGCGCGTGACATGCAGTACAATTCGCTTTGAAAAGTTTCTCTCCGTTTTTAGGATCGCCGTCTTGCCCGTAAATTGAAGCACTGGTTGATAGCAATAAGCCTATTGCGATCAACGTTTGTTTATAATGCTTTCTCCAACTAATCATTTAAATTATCTTATGTTAGTAAAATATTGAACCAATCAATCCCGCAAAAATAATATTTTTAACAGGAATTTAACGCCATAACGAGAGGGGAAAATATCATTTGTTGTTAATTTGTATTAATTCTAAATAACTCAGTTTGGTATAATTTTTTAATTTGTATAAATTTGCGGAAACAAGTTTAAATGAAAAATTTAATCAAAATATTTTCAGTATTATCATTATTAGGGTTTTATAATATTGGAGCACAGCAGGTTGTGAAGAAAGATACTTTGTCAGGAACAGAGTTAATCATGTCTATGGATCCGAAAGTGAGTGATGCTTTGGGGAGTTTGGAGGACAAATGTTCCCGAGTAGCAACAAATAATTCATCAAGAGATAATGATGATGATAGTTCTTATACCAAGCCAACCAAAATTTATGTTCCCAACAGAGAGCTTACAAATGCGGAGATTTGCAGAAAAAATCCTCGAATTTTAGGGTATAAACTACAAATTACTACAGTAAAGAGTAATGAAGAGGCTAATGAAGTGAAGTCTTATTTTAGAAGAAGGTTTCCTAATCTGAAGGTTGAAACTGATGCTTCTTTAAGACCAAATTATAAAATATTGGCAGGAAGTTATTTTACAAAACAGAGTGCTGCTTCGGATTTGTCTAAGGTTAGAGAGTATTTTAAATCAGCAATTCCTGTTCAGTACAGAATTTTCTGTGCAGAAGCAAAATAATTTTTTTTAAATATAAATATTAGAGCTGAGGATTTTCTCAGCTTTTTTTTATTGATAATATTGATTTAGAAACCAGAAAAACTCTGTCATTCTTAAATAATTATTGAAGGCTAAATAAGTAAATAAAAGACCTACAATAACAGTTAAAAAAGATAAAATTTTAGGAGATGATTTGTAAGAATAAAACAGCCATCCTAAGAGTAATGGATAAACAAAAACAAAGTGACCGCCGTAGATGTAGGAAGTGTGAAGTCCAAATCTCATAATGCAATGGATGACGATATCAATGAAAAAAGAGATCATTAATATCTGAACAAATTTACTTTTAAAATTTTTGAAATAACTCCACAAAATCAATATCAAAAGTATAGAAATAAAAACATAAGGAACCCACGAAGTATAAACATCCATAAATAAGCCTTTGAAATCGAATCCTTTCATGTTGTGTTTATTGCGAATGATAAAACTTGGAAATAAGATATTTCCTCCAAAAAAATAGGATAAAATCATGTCCCAAGTTGGAGTTGATTTTACATTGGAGAACTTTTCATATTGACTATTGGTCTTTGAAAATATTGTTTTATACTTAAAATCAATTCTATTTAAGTATAATAATATGAAGCAGATACAAGTTATAGTGATTCTGAAAACAGCATTTCCAAATTTCTTCCAATTTTTGAAGAGTCCTTTTTCAAATGCTACCGGAATAAAAACTTTTACAATGTTTGTTACGGTAAGGCCTCCAATTGAAATTCCTGCTAAAATTAAAGAAATAGCTGGTATTTTTTCTTCTTTTTTGATCTTTATAGCTGCATAATGATTAAATAAAGTCAATAAAAATAAAGTATAAGTAAAATTTTCTGGAGTAAAGCAAAGGATGATATTTGTTGAAAATATTCCGAAAAAGAGGATGATTAATAGATTGATCATTAATGGAAGTTTAATGACGTTTTTGAGGTATTTGAATATTTGAAGTATGCTTAAGCTTACTGCAATATTGCTAAACCAAGCTAAAGTGAGCCTAAAAGTGACATCAGTCTTTCCATTAGAAATAAGAAAGGCTAATTCTCTAACCCAATTGAAGAAATAGTAGGCTAGAGGGTGTCTTTCGAAACTTCCGCCAGTCATTATGATTGAGCGGTTGTCAAAGCTAAAATAGGCGTCCCAAGGAATTCTGTCATCAAAAATTATTCTGTAATTAATGGCAATATAAGAGCCTAAAATTCCATAGCAAATCAAAAAAAATGCAAAAACGCTCAATTCGATCAAGCTTGAAGGGAATATTAATTTTAAAAGGTTAATTAATTTAGATTTAAAAGCCACTTGTTATTAATTTTTGCAAATGTAAAAATAAAAGCTCACCAAATTGGTGAGCTTTAAAAAGATTATGTAGTGAATAATTATTCCTTAATTACTTTTTCTGTAGTTGATGTTCCATCAGAGAATTCAACTTGTAATAAGTATCCTCCTTTGGGAAGAGAAGAAATGTCAACTCTATCAGATGTTGATTTCAACACTGATTTTCCTGAAAAATCTAATACTGTTGAAGATTTTATCTTTTTGTCAGTTTTGATGTTGATCTCTCCTTTTGTTGGATTAGGATAGATTCTGATTGATTTTGATTTTAAGTTAACTTCATTTGTTGCTAATGTAGTTCCTAAGACTTGAACATCATCTATTGAAACGCCATCTGCATCGGTTCCTACATATTGAAATCTGATTTGAACATTTGCTTGCCCGATATATGATGACAGGTCTACTGTTACAGGAACAATGTTTAAATTATAAAGATCTGTATTATCATTTCCATCTCCATCGTCCATAAAGCCTGCTTCACCATCTTCAGTCCATAGAGTGGTCCATGTTGTTCCTCCATTAGTTGAAATTTGTGCAAGTAAATTTCCAGCATCAAGCGCTATCATATATGAATATCCTACCACTGCTTTAAAGTTTAATGAGGGAGATGCGGCTCCCACTAAACTAAAGGTAGGACTTGTTAAATTAGCTGTATTTGATTGAAGGATATAATTAATACCAGCAGATTTAGTTCCAGAAATTACAAAATCAGTGGCACCAGCTCCAAAAACAACAGGAGTAAAATCCCAAGGTCTTGTTGAAACTGTGCTTGATCTAGTCCATCCTGTTGGAGGAAATGTAGTTCCTTCAAAATTTTCTGATAATAATGTTTGGGCCTCTAAAGAAGCTCCAATAAACAATAAGCTTAGAGATAGTAGAAGTTTTTTCATGAGATTTTTTATTTTATGTAAATATAACAAAAAAAGCTTAATAGTAAAAAAAACTCATCCTAAATACTATATTAATAGATTATTAATAAATTTAAGAACTGCACGAAAGTGTTGAGCATCCAGAAATATCATCATATTCTGAAGGTCTTTTTACGGAAAATTCAGGATAGTTTTTTTCATAAGGATTTTCTAATGCTGTTGTTAATTTTTTAAGCATATTAGTCTTTCCTAAATTAATTTCTTCAATACATTGATATAAAAGAAAATTTCTTAAAATGAATTTTGGGTTTGTTTGCTTCATTAAGTTGATGGATTCTTCTTTTGAGATTGTGTTTCGCTCCAATCTGGCTTTATATGTATTTGTGAAATCCTCAATTTTTGCAAGCTTTTTATCATCTAAAAAAATGTATGAAATACTTTCAAAATGAGATTTTAAATAATTTTTATCATCAATATCTTCTAATTGATTAAAAAATAATGTGTGGTCCAATTGTAATTCCTGCATGAGCCCTTGCCAGTTTGTGAAAAACTCTTCATCACCATCTAGTAATTGATTAAATCCAAACTTTTTGCAAAGCATATTGTCATGAGATTTCCAGAAATAGTCTCCAAACTCATTTAATGTTTTTTCTAAAAATTGTTCCTCTTTAATTAATGGATGTAGCGCATTGGCCAATTGCCAAAGATTCCATTGTGAGATCTGGCCTTGTTTTCCGAAAGCATATCTTCTTCCGGGTAGATCTGTTGTGTTGGGAGTGAAGTTTAAATCATATTCATCCATCATAGAATAAGGGCCGTAATCAATAGTTAAGCCTAGAATTGACATGTTGTCAGTATTCATTACTCCATGAACGAAACCAACTCTAAACCATTCAACCATAAGATTGGCCGTTTTTTTGCAAACACTTTCAAAGAAGTCTTTATATTTTTGACTTCCTTCGGAAATGATTTCAGGATAATAATTATCAATGGTGAAATTAACAAGCTTTTCCAGAGTATCATATTCCTGTTGAGCAGAGAGCAATTCAAAATGTCCGAATCGAAGGAAACTCTCCGCTGTTCTTACAACAACTGCTCCTTTTTCTTTTTGAGGATTTCCACTATACATCATATCTCTTACCACATCTTCTCCTGTAAAAGATAAACTTAATGCTCTTGTTGTTGGAACTCCCAAATGAAACATCGCCTCACTCATTAAGTATTCTCGGACAGATGATCTCAAAACGGCTCTTCCATCTGCATGTCTGGAGTAAGGTGTTGCACCAGCTCCTTTCCATTGGATCTCTGTTTTTTTACCTGAATCACTTGTGATTTCACCTGCTAAGATCGCTCTTCCATCACCTAATTGTCCTGCCCAATTTCCAAATTGATGTCCTGCGTAAGCTGTTGCGTAGGTTTGAATATTTTTGGGAAGGTTATTTCCAACCAGAAAATCAAGATCTTTTTCTTCAAACTTTCCTAATCCTATTTCTTCCGAAAGTTTTTCATTAAAAGTAATCAATTCTGGCTTTTCAAAACCAACAGGATCTACCGTTGAAAATAAAACTTTTGGAGTATTTCTTTGAATAGTATTGCCGGAAAAATCTCCCGGAAAAATTTTTATAAAAGGTTGTTTGATGTTTTCGATATTCATGAATCAAAGTTATTAATAATAAAAGAAAAGACCTTCCAAATAATTGAAAGGTCTTGTGTATTTCTAAAAGAGAATTTATTTATTAAAATCTACCTCATCTGATGAATGTAGGTTTTCGTTCACATTTTCTTCTTTCTTGTTAGAGTTGTTTTTAGGGGTGTTATCTACAGGTCTAGGATTTTTGATCTCGTCAATTGTCTGAAGACCTCCGTCATCCCCATAACCACCGCCGATACCTTTTAGTCCGGAGCATCCGTCTTTCCAGTCGGAAGGTTTTGTGAATTTGTCGTCAGGTGAAATTCCTAATGTTTTATCAGCCCAAACTTTCTTCATGAAGATCGCCCAAATTGGTAAAGCCATTTTTGCTCCCTGTCCTTCACCAGTTCCGAAGAAGTGAGTTGCTCTGTCTTCCCAGCCAACCCATGCGCCAGTTGCCAATTTTGGAGTAATTCCCATAAACCAACCATCGGAGTTATTTTGCGTTGTACCTGTTTTAGCAGCAATTTCAACAGCTTTTGAGATTCCTCTTCTGCCAAGCTCACCTGAAGCAGTTCCGTATTGTGCAACACCTTTCATTAGTTCGATCATGGTGTAAGCATATAGCGGATTCATTACTTCTTTTGGCTCTACATTTACTTCTTTAATTACTCTACCGTTGGCATCTTCAATTCTCCAGATCATTTCTGGTTTATTGTGATTTCCGTAGTTGGCAAAAGTACTGTAAGCACCCAGCATTTCAAAAATTGTAATATCTGATGAACCTAATGCAATGGTATTGTTCCTAGGGATTTCTTCTGTTACACCTAAGTCTCTTGCGGTTTGGATTACAGCGTCAACACCTGTCATTTCGATAAGTCTTGCCGCAATTGGGTTTTGAGAGTGTGCTAAACCGTCTTTTAACGTTAACATTCCTCCTCTTCCCGGTACGTGCCATCCCTTATGATCATAAGTTCCGTTGGATACTGTTGAACAAGGAGTCATTCCCAGTTTCATAATAGCAGTTGCGTATACGAAAGGCTTAAATGTTGAACCAACTTGTCTTTTTCCTTGTTTGATGTGATCATACTGAAAATGTTGCCAGTCGATACCTCCAACCCAAGCTTTAATCTCACCTGTTCCAGGAACCATGGACATTAAACCTGCCTGAGCAATTTGTTTGTGATATCTGATAGAATCCCAAGGTGACATTTCAACCTCTTCTTCTCCGGCCCAAGTAAAACGTGAAGTTTTGATTGGTTTGTGGAATTCCATCATGATTGAATCCTCAGAAACTCCGGCTGCCTTCAATTGTTTGTAACGTCCGGTTCTTTTCATCGCCTGAAGCATTACGCTGTTGACCTGAGTATTTGTTAAATAATAAAAAGGTCTGTTTTTTCTACCTCTTTGCTCGGCATCAAATCTTTTTTGAAGATCTGTTAAGTGTTCCCTGATTGCATCTTCTGCATACTTTTGCATTTTAGAATCAAGAGTAACATATATTTTTAAACCGTCTTTATATAGGTTTAATTTCTTACCTGTCTGCTTTTCGTAATCTTTAAGATAATTATCAATTTCCTTTTTCAAATAAAACTTATAGTAAGCAGAATAATCGTCACTAATGTTTTTAATTGGATGATAATCTAAAGTAATCGGAGTGCTAACAGCCTTATCGTAAGTTGCCTGATCGATATAACCTGTTTTTTGCATTTGCTCCAAAACTACATCTCTTCTTGTCTTAGCCTTTTCGATATTCCTCATCGGATTGTTCTTTACCGGATTTTCCAGCATTGCTACGAACATTGCAGCTTCCGGAAGGGTAAGTTGAGAGGTTTTTTTATTGAAATAGATTCTTGAAGCCATTTCAACGCCGTTTGCATTGTATAAAAAGTCAAATTTGTTGAAATATAAAGTAACAATTTCTTCTTTGGTATATCTTTTCTCAAGACTTACCGCAACAACCCATTCTTTTAATTTCTGGAATGCTCTGGCAGCCTTATTTTGAGAAGCCCCACCTGTAAAAAGTAATTTTGCAAGCTGTTGCGTAATCGTAGAACCTCCACCTCGTCCACCTCCGTAAACAACGGCTCTGGCAACTGACTGTAAATCAATTCCTGAGTGTTCTTTGAAACGCTCATCTTCTTTAGCCTGTAAAGCGTAAACCAGATAAGGAGGAAGGTCTTTATAGGTAATAGGCTGAGTTTTTTCTTTTTCAAACTTGCCTAATAATAAACCATCAGATGAATAAATTTCAGATGCAACGTAAATGTCTGGATTTTCAAGCTCTTTTACATCGGGCATTTCTCCAAGAAAGCCTTGAGAAACGGCGAAGAAAAGTCCTGAAATTCCTAAAACGACTGCAATGAGTCCAATCCAAATAAAGCTCACCCATTTTTTCCAACCGGTTTTTTTGCCATTCTTTTTGGGAGGAAGGGGAAATGTTTTTCCTTTGTTTCCTGCGTTTTGTTTGTTTACTTCCATTTATGATTACGGTTTAGCCGTTTCTATTTTTACTCCAATATCTTCAATTCCGGGAAGGGCATCATTTCTCATGGCTTGTACCACGCCGATCTCATACTTGCCTTTCGTAGGAAATTTATAATTCAATTTATATTGAAAAAGCGTTTCCTTCGTGTCTCCAAAACCTGTACCAAGCCATTCTCCGTTTGGTTTTGCCAATACGTAATTCAATGTGTCAGTTTCCTTTTTCTTATTCTGAAGATTGGTGAAATTTACAATAAATCTTATATTGCTGTAAGGATAATCATTGTTATTCCTTACAACAAATATAATATTTTTAGGATTTTGTGGATCCGTAATTTCAAGATTAAATTTTTGTTCACTTTTCTTATTCCATTTATTATCAACGGAATTCATAGTGACTTCTCCTTCGGAAGAAGAGTTACAGCTAAAGAAAAGGATAAGAGTTAATAATCCTAAAATTTTATGCATTGTTATCTTTTTTTGGAGGAAATTTCTTCTTGAATTTTTTCTTATTCGGGTTGGTTTGAGGCTTTTTCTCAGGATCTACGCTTCCTTCTGCCTTTGCTTTTTCTAACTGAGCTTTTGGCTGCTGAGGCGGTCTTTGCTGTTTTGGGTTGTTAGAATTATTATTGGCATTCGGGTTCGGATTTTCTGTCCTTGCCGGTCTTTCAGATCTTTCCGAACGTTCAGATTTATCAGAGTTTTGAGGTCTGTCAGATCTTTCGGGTCTTGGTTTTCTTGGACCTTGATTTGAACTGTTTTGATTGTTATTCGGTCTGTTTTGATTCTGATTTTGAGGTCTGTTTTTGTTAAAACTTTTGTTTTTCTTCTCAAATCTGTCAACACTGTTTTCCTGAATAAGGTCAATCGTGTGCAAAGGAGCATCAGGTTGTTTAAGATCTTCAAGAGGTAAAGTTCTTTCGCCTTTTTTATTTTGTGCGATCAGCTTTTTAACCAAATCAATATCGAAATCATACCAAGCCATTGAGCTGTCTACATAAGCAAACCACATTTTCTTTTTGAAAACGTCGATTTTAATACAAAAAGCTCTTCCTTTTTCTGTATCTAACACGGTAGATGAAGAAGGGAAGTTGCTTAAAGCATCAAGATAGCTGTCTAATTCATAATTAAGACAACATTTAAGCTTACCACATTGTCCAGCCAGTTTTTGAGGGTTGATACTCAACTGCTGATATCTTGCAACGTTGGTGTTTACAGATCTAAAATCCGTTAACCAGGTTGAACAACACAATTCTCTTCCACATGATCCGATTCCTCCAACTTTTGCAGCTTCCTGTCTGAAACCGATCTGTTTCATATCGATTTTAGTTCTGAAAGTTGAGGCGTAATCTTTAATTAACTGTCTGAAATCTATTCGGTTATCAGCAGTGTAATAAAATGTAACTTTAGAAGCATCTCCTTGATATTCAACATCTGTAACCTTCATTTCAAGGCCTAATCTGTGAGCGATCTTTCGGGCTTCTATTTTTACGCTGTCTTCTTTTTTTCTAACTTCCTGCCAAACTTCAATATCTTTTTGATTGGCTAATCTATATATTTTAAGTGCTGATTCTTCAGAAGCTCTTTTCTTCTTCATCTGAATTTTCACTAATTCTCCGGTGAGACTTACCACACCTACATCATGTCCGGGACTTGATTCTACTGTTACTACGCTACCTATATGTAAAGGAACATTATTTACATTTTTATAAAATAATTTTCTGTCATTTTTAAATCTAACTTCTACATAATCACACCTGTTAGATGCAGGAT encodes:
- a CDS encoding stage 0 sporulation family protein; amino-acid sequence: MSCGCKTSGDSAHSCGPKKTANGCESVNTCGNSYKLSVFDWLSNINNPASNRCDYVEVRFKNDRKLFYKNVNNVPLHIGSVVTVESSPGHDVGVVSLTGELVKIQMKKKRASEESALKIYRLANQKDIEVWQEVRKKEDSVKIEARKIAHRLGLEMKVTDVEYQGDASKVTFYYTADNRIDFRQLIKDYASTFRTKIDMKQIGFRQEAAKVGGIGSCGRELCCSTWLTDFRSVNTNVARYQQLSINPQKLAGQCGKLKCCLNYELDSYLDALSNFPSSSTVLDTEKGRAFCIKIDVFKKKMWFAYVDSSMAWYDFDIDLVKKLIAQNKKGERTLPLEDLKQPDAPLHTIDLIQENSVDRFEKKNKSFNKNRPQNQNQNRPNNNQNSSNQGPRKPRPERSDRPQNSDKSERSERSERPARTENPNPNANNNSNNPKQQRPPQQPKAQLEKAKAEGSVDPEKKPQTNPNKKKFKKKFPPKKDNNA
- a CDS encoding T9SS-dependent choice-of-anchor J family protein, producing MKKLLLSLSLLFIGASLEAQTLLSENFEGTTFPPTGWTRSSTVSTRPWDFTPVVFGAGATDFVISGTKSAGINYILQSNTANLTSPTFSLVGAASPSLNFKAVVGYSYMIALDAGNLLAQISTNGGTTWTTLWTEDGEAGFMDDGDGNDNTDLYNLNIVPVTVDLSSYIGQANVQIRFQYVGTDADGVSIDDVQVLGTTLATNEVNLKSKSIRIYPNPTKGEINIKTDKKIKSSTVLDFSGKSVLKSTSDRVDISSLPKGGYLLQVEFSDGTSTTEKVIKE
- a CDS encoding c-type cytochrome, yielding MISWRKHYKQTLIAIGLLLSTSASIYGQDGDPKNGEKLFKANCTACHALDKQVIGPPLKGVVERVKTEGGVDKDWLHKWIKDNKALRASGDKYANEIFEKFNKTEMLQFPNLTDKDIDDILAFTTNPPAPEEPKKDAGTATAADGAQAAPASNTTTSVVIISLLAIAALLVWILIKLRQLVKLGQSEDLAGLNETRVKSFSEIYEKYHYVGKGALAILAILATYGIWNWIMWIGVYKGYKPEQPIYFSHKIHAGEQKIDCQLCHSSAKYGKVSEIPSMNVCMNCHRTISEYNKDHYMEPGKDKAFYDGEIQKIYAATGWDPAKQQYTGKTQPVEWTRIHNMPDFVYFNHSQHVVAGEQAIINSFNKKNPTNKIDVVCKACHGKIDTMNVVQMANDFTMGWCIECHRTTEVDMNNGYNKEYFKNLHDKLKKQYPQTEGKITVDAIGGLECGKCHY
- a CDS encoding gliding motility lipoprotein GldH → MHKILGLLTLILFFSCNSSSEGEVTMNSVDNKWNKKSEQKFNLEITDPQNPKNIIFVVRNNNDYPYSNIRFIVNFTNLQNKKKETDTLNYVLAKPNGEWLGTGFGDTKETLFQYKLNYKFPTKGKYEIGVVQAMRNDALPGIEDIGVKIETAKP
- a CDS encoding SPOR domain-containing protein; the protein is MKNLIKIFSVLSLLGFYNIGAQQVVKKDTLSGTELIMSMDPKVSDALGSLEDKCSRVATNNSSRDNDDDSSYTKPTKIYVPNRELTNAEICRKNPRILGYKLQITTVKSNEEANEVKSYFRRRFPNLKVETDASLRPNYKILAGSYFTKQSAASDLSKVREYFKSAIPVQYRIFCAEAK
- a CDS encoding protein adenylyltransferase SelO encodes the protein MNIENIKQPFIKIFPGDFSGNTIQRNTPKVLFSTVDPVGFEKPELITFNEKLSEEIGLGKFEEKDLDFLVGNNLPKNIQTYATAYAGHQFGNWAGQLGDGRAILAGEITSDSGKKTEIQWKGAGATPYSRHADGRAVLRSSVREYLMSEAMFHLGVPTTRALSLSFTGEDVVRDMMYSGNPQKEKGAVVVRTAESFLRFGHFELLSAQQEYDTLEKLVNFTIDNYYPEIISEGSQKYKDFFESVCKKTANLMVEWFRVGFVHGVMNTDNMSILGLTIDYGPYSMMDEYDLNFTPNTTDLPGRRYAFGKQGQISQWNLWQLANALHPLIKEEQFLEKTLNEFGDYFWKSHDNMLCKKFGFNQLLDGDEEFFTNWQGLMQELQLDHTLFFNQLEDIDDKNYLKSHFESISYIFLDDKKLAKIEDFTNTYKARLERNTISKEESINLMKQTNPKFILRNFLLYQCIEEINLGKTNMLKKLTTALENPYEKNYPEFSVKRPSEYDDISGCSTLSCSS
- a CDS encoding transglycosylase domain-containing protein encodes the protein MEVNKQNAGNKGKTFPLPPKKNGKKTGWKKWVSFIWIGLIAVVLGISGLFFAVSQGFLGEMPDVKELENPDIYVASEIYSSDGLLLGKFEKEKTQPITYKDLPPYLVYALQAKEDERFKEHSGIDLQSVARAVVYGGGRGGGSTITQQLAKLLFTGGASQNKAARAFQKLKEWVVAVSLEKRYTKEEIVTLYFNKFDFLYNANGVEMASRIYFNKKTSQLTLPEAAMFVAMLENPVKNNPMRNIEKAKTRRDVVLEQMQKTGYIDQATYDKAVSTPITLDYHPIKNISDDYSAYYKFYLKKEIDNYLKDYEKQTGKKLNLYKDGLKIYVTLDSKMQKYAEDAIREHLTDLQKRFDAEQRGRKNRPFYYLTNTQVNSVMLQAMKRTGRYKQLKAAGVSEDSIMMEFHKPIKTSRFTWAGEEEVEMSPWDSIRYHKQIAQAGLMSMVPGTGEIKAWVGGIDWQHFQYDHIKQGKRQVGSTFKPFVYATAIMKLGMTPCSTVSNGTYDHKGWHVPGRGGMLTLKDGLAHSQNPIAARLIEMTGVDAVIQTARDLGVTEEIPRNNTIALGSSDITIFEMLGAYSTFANYGNHNKPEMIWRIEDANGRVIKEVNVEPKEVMNPLYAYTMIELMKGVAQYGTASGELGRRGISKAVEIAAKTGTTQNNSDGWFMGITPKLATGAWVGWEDRATHFFGTGEGQGAKMALPIWAIFMKKVWADKTLGISPDDKFTKPSDWKDGCSGLKGIGGGYGDDGGLQTIDEIKNPRPVDNTPKNNSNKKEENVNENLHSSDEVDFNK
- a CDS encoding DUF6080 domain-containing protein, giving the protein MAFKSKLINLLKLIFPSSLIELSVFAFFLICYGILGSYIAINYRIIFDDRIPWDAYFSFDNRSIIMTGGSFERHPLAYYFFNWVRELAFLISNGKTDVTFRLTLAWFSNIAVSLSILQIFKYLKNVIKLPLMINLLIILFFGIFSTNIILCFTPENFTYTLFLLTLFNHYAAIKIKKEEKIPAISLILAGISIGGLTVTNIVKVFIPVAFEKGLFKNWKKFGNAVFRITITCICFILLYLNRIDFKYKTIFSKTNSQYEKFSNVKSTPTWDMILSYFFGGNILFPSFIIRNKHNMKGFDFKGLFMDVYTSWVPYVFISILLILILWSYFKNFKSKFVQILMISFFIDIVIHCIMRFGLHTSYIYGGHFVFVYPLLLGWLFYSYKSSPKILSFLTVIVGLLFTYLAFNNYLRMTEFFWFLNQYYQ